One window from the genome of Haloprofundus halobius encodes:
- a CDS encoding class I SAM-dependent methyltransferase has translation MGFHTYDVDRADALEDESRYRYCSREELLAALRPHAEMTVADLGSGTGFYTDDVAPHVGHLYAVDVQEAMHDIYREKGLPKSVETVVADVVSLPFDDDALDAAFSTNTYHEFASAESLAELARVLRPGGRLVVVDWSATGEGGDGPPTDERYSLGDAVSALEDAGFTVDRAESRPETFLFVASR, from the coding sequence ATGGGATTCCATACGTACGACGTCGACCGCGCCGACGCCCTCGAAGACGAGAGTCGCTACCGCTACTGCTCCCGGGAGGAACTGCTCGCGGCGCTCCGTCCCCACGCCGAGATGACCGTCGCGGACCTCGGCAGCGGCACCGGGTTCTACACCGACGACGTGGCCCCGCACGTCGGCCATCTCTACGCGGTCGACGTACAGGAGGCGATGCACGACATCTACCGCGAGAAGGGCCTCCCCAAGTCAGTCGAGACTGTCGTCGCCGACGTGGTTTCGCTCCCGTTCGACGACGACGCGCTCGACGCGGCGTTCTCGACGAACACCTACCACGAGTTCGCCAGCGCGGAGTCGCTCGCGGAACTCGCACGCGTCCTCCGACCCGGCGGCCGTCTCGTCGTCGTCGACTGGAGCGCGACCGGCGAGGGGGGAGACGGTCCGCCGACCGACGAACGATACAGCCTCGGCGACGCGGTGTCGGCGCTCGAAGACGCCGGCTTCACAGTCGACCGCGCCGAGTCGCGACCGGAGACGTTCCTCTTCGTCGCGTCACGCTGA
- a CDS encoding DUF368 domain-containing protein has translation MADGETLSDVNTVSGGIRGWLGIYLRGVCMGAADAVPGVSGGTIALITGIYGRLIDAVTAIDADNVLRVLRGVTGDTGDAFGALQEMDTAFLVTLGFGIMTAIVTITSLVEVAVETVPASTFGFFFGLIAASALVLITEVSVDTPGRIAASVVGFALAFVVSGEAQSAIGHSPVVTFVAGAIAISAMILPGISGSLLLLILGQYFFMTDALSTFRDGVVGLLGGGSLDALAGPFVTIVTFCSGALVGLFTVAHAVDWALEHYREATFAFLIALILGALRAPVTQLSTSLAEHGGSWTTEVLGVFVAAALVGGVLVVAIDRIAGIDLD, from the coding sequence ATGGCCGACGGAGAGACGCTCTCGGACGTGAACACGGTGTCCGGCGGCATCCGCGGCTGGCTGGGCATCTACCTCAGAGGCGTCTGTATGGGCGCTGCGGACGCAGTTCCCGGCGTCTCCGGCGGAACCATCGCGCTCATCACCGGCATCTACGGTCGGCTCATCGACGCGGTGACGGCTATCGACGCCGACAACGTGCTCCGTGTGCTCCGCGGCGTCACCGGCGACACCGGGGACGCGTTCGGGGCGCTTCAGGAGATGGACACGGCGTTTCTGGTGACGCTCGGGTTCGGCATCATGACCGCCATCGTCACCATCACGAGCCTCGTCGAAGTCGCCGTCGAGACGGTTCCCGCGTCGACGTTCGGCTTCTTCTTCGGACTCATCGCGGCGTCGGCGCTCGTGCTCATCACGGAGGTGTCGGTCGACACGCCCGGCCGAATCGCCGCGTCCGTCGTCGGGTTCGCGCTCGCGTTCGTCGTCTCCGGCGAGGCGCAGTCGGCGATCGGACACAGCCCGGTCGTGACGTTCGTCGCCGGAGCCATCGCCATCAGCGCGATGATTCTCCCGGGAATCTCGGGGTCGCTCCTGCTTCTTATCCTCGGGCAGTACTTCTTCATGACCGACGCCCTCTCGACGTTCAGAGACGGCGTGGTCGGCCTGCTCGGCGGCGGCAGCCTCGACGCGCTCGCCGGCCCGTTCGTCACCATCGTCACGTTCTGCTCGGGGGCGCTCGTCGGGCTGTTCACCGTCGCTCACGCCGTCGACTGGGCGCTCGAACACTACCGCGAGGCGACGTTCGCGTTCCTCATCGCGCTCATTCTCGGTGCACTCCGTGCACCCGTCACGCAGCTATCGACGAGCCTCGCCGAACACGGCGGGTCGTGGACGACGGAGGTACTGGGCGTCTTCGTCGCCGCGGCGCTCGTCGGCGGCGTACTCGTCGTCGCCATCGACCGCATCGCTGGTATCGACCTCGACTGA